In Streptomyces nojiriensis, one genomic interval encodes:
- a CDS encoding DoxX family protein, whose protein sequence is MEIFMFIAYSVVGVLLALVLAASATFTLQRNDQIVASMQKVQVPDSWLPRLATLKAAGAIGLVAGLWVTPLGVAAAAGVTLYFVGAVISHLRVKDYELAPAAVLTLVSAAALALRILA, encoded by the coding sequence TTGGAGATCTTCATGTTCATCGCCTACTCCGTCGTCGGCGTCCTGCTCGCCCTCGTCCTCGCCGCCTCCGCCACCTTCACCCTCCAGCGCAACGACCAGATCGTGGCGAGCATGCAGAAGGTCCAGGTCCCGGACTCGTGGCTGCCGCGCCTGGCCACACTCAAGGCCGCGGGCGCGATCGGCCTGGTGGCCGGCCTGTGGGTGACTCCGCTCGGCGTGGCCGCGGCGGCCGGCGTGACCCTCTACTTCGTCGGCGCGGTCATCAGCCACCTCCGGGTCAAGGACTACGAGCTGGCGCCGGCGGCCGTCCTGACCCTGGTCTCGGCGGCCGCCCTGGCGCTGCGTATCCTCGCCTGA
- a CDS encoding TetR family transcriptional regulator has protein sequence MPPAAAEPLTPERILATTEEVLRRFGPTKATVVDVARALGVSHGSVYRHFPSKAALREAVTDRWLARSVVMLEEIASAPTGSAPSKLEAWLEALFEAKRHKAGDDPELFATYTVLLAENSGVVDAHLSELIDQLGRIIAEGVAAGSLAADDVPAAARAVFDATGRFHDPQYAADWLSPTIITEFEAVTALVIRGLRA, from the coding sequence ATGCCTCCCGCTGCTGCCGAGCCCCTGACTCCCGAGCGCATCCTCGCGACCACCGAGGAGGTGCTGCGCCGCTTCGGTCCCACCAAGGCGACCGTGGTGGACGTGGCCCGCGCCCTGGGCGTCAGCCACGGCAGCGTGTACCGGCACTTCCCGTCGAAGGCGGCGCTGCGCGAGGCCGTCACGGACCGCTGGCTCGCCAGGAGCGTGGTCATGCTGGAGGAGATCGCCTCGGCTCCCACCGGGAGCGCCCCCTCCAAGCTGGAGGCGTGGCTGGAGGCCCTCTTCGAGGCCAAGCGCCACAAGGCGGGCGACGACCCTGAGCTGTTCGCCACCTACACCGTGCTGCTCGCCGAGAACAGCGGCGTGGTGGACGCGCACCTGAGCGAGCTGATCGACCAGCTGGGCCGGATCATCGCCGAGGGCGTCGCGGCGGGCTCGCTCGCCGCCGACGATGTGCCGGCGGCGGCCCGCGCGGTGTTCGACGCCACCGGCCGCTTCCACGACCCGCAGTACGCGGCCGACTGGCTCTCGCCGACGATCATCACCGAGTTCGAGGCGGTCACCGCGCTCGTGATCCGGGGCCTGCGCGCCTGA
- a CDS encoding aldo/keto reductase — MTKNESTYATADRRTLGSTGPTVFPLGLGCMGMSALYGEADRAESIATIHAYLDAAPDGTHTLLDTGDFYGMGHNELLIAEALRTAPAEARERALTSVKFGALRTVEGGFTGYDGRPEAVKNFLAYSLQRLGRDHIDIYRIARVDPDVPIEETVGAIAEAVEAGHVRHIGLSEVGADTLRRAAAVAPISDLQIEYSLISRGIEAEILPTARELGIGITAYGVLSRGLISGHFTRDRALAPGDFRGMSPRFQGDNLDRNLDLVEALRKVAEGRGVSVAQTAIAWVLAQGPRHGVDIVPLVGARRRDRLAEALGAMDVSLDAADLAAVEEAVPAGAASGERYPAAQMAHLDSEH, encoded by the coding sequence ATGACGAAGAACGAGAGCACCTACGCGACCGCCGACCGCCGCACTCTCGGCAGCACCGGCCCCACCGTCTTCCCGCTGGGGCTGGGTTGCATGGGGATGTCCGCCCTCTACGGGGAGGCGGACCGCGCCGAGTCCATCGCGACCATCCACGCCTATCTGGACGCCGCCCCCGACGGCACGCACACGCTGCTGGACACCGGCGACTTCTACGGCATGGGGCACAACGAGCTGCTGATCGCCGAGGCCCTGCGCACGGCGCCCGCCGAGGCCCGCGAGCGGGCGCTGACCAGCGTCAAGTTCGGCGCGCTGCGCACGGTCGAGGGCGGCTTCACCGGCTACGACGGCCGGCCGGAGGCCGTCAAGAACTTCCTGGCCTACTCGCTCCAGCGGCTCGGCCGGGACCACATCGACATCTACCGGATCGCGCGGGTGGACCCGGACGTGCCGATCGAGGAGACCGTCGGGGCCATCGCCGAGGCGGTCGAGGCCGGGCACGTGCGCCACATCGGCCTCTCGGAGGTCGGCGCGGACACCCTGCGCCGGGCCGCCGCCGTGGCCCCGATCTCCGACCTCCAGATCGAGTACTCGCTGATCTCCCGCGGGATCGAGGCCGAGATCCTGCCGACCGCCCGCGAGCTCGGCATAGGGATCACGGCGTACGGCGTGCTGTCCCGCGGCCTGATCAGCGGCCACTTCACCCGCGACCGCGCACTGGCCCCGGGCGACTTCCGCGGCATGAGCCCCCGTTTCCAGGGCGACAACCTCGACCGGAACCTCGACCTGGTGGAGGCGCTGCGCAAGGTGGCCGAGGGCAGGGGCGTGAGCGTCGCCCAGACCGCGATCGCCTGGGTACTCGCGCAGGGGCCGCGGCACGGGGTCGACATCGTGCCGCTGGTGGGCGCCCGGCGCCGGGACCGGCTCGCCGAGGCACTGGGTGCCATGGACGTCTCGCTCGACGCCGCCGACCTGGCCGCCGTCGAGGAGGCCGTCCCGGCGGGCGCCGCGTCCGGCGAGAGGTATCCGGCGGCCCAGATGGCCCACCTCGACAGTGAGCACTGA
- a CDS encoding glycine--tRNA ligase: MAADKIETIVSLSKRRGFVFPCSDIYGGSKAAWDYGPLGVELKENIKRQWWKAMVTGREDVVGLDSSVILAPEVWVASGHVATFSDPLTECTSCHKRHRADHLEEAYEAKHGRVPANGLADINCPNCGVKGQFTEPKQFSGMLETHLGPTQDTGSKAYLRPETAQGIFTNFAHVQTTSRKKPPFGIAQMGKSFRNEITPGNFIFRTREFEQMEMEFFVKPGEDEQWQEYWMQERWNWYRDLGIREENIRWYEHPKEKLSHYSKRTADIEYRFNFGGSEFSELEGVANRTDFDLKAHSAASGQNLSYLDQESGERYTPFVIEPAAGVNRAMLAFMLDAYNEDEAPNAKGVMEKRTVMRFDPRLAPIKVAVLPLSRNAQLSPKAKGLAADLRKNWNIEFDDAGAIGRRYRRQDEIGTPFCVTVDFDTLDDNAVTVRERDTMKQERVSLDQIQGYLGSRLLGC; the protein is encoded by the coding sequence GTGGCCGCCGACAAGATCGAAACCATCGTCAGCCTGAGCAAGCGCCGTGGCTTCGTTTTCCCGTGCAGTGACATCTACGGCGGCTCCAAGGCCGCCTGGGACTACGGCCCGCTCGGTGTCGAGCTCAAGGAGAACATCAAGCGCCAGTGGTGGAAGGCGATGGTCACCGGGCGTGAGGACGTCGTCGGCCTCGACTCGTCGGTGATCCTGGCCCCCGAGGTGTGGGTGGCCTCCGGCCACGTCGCCACCTTCTCGGACCCGCTCACCGAGTGCACCTCCTGCCACAAGCGCCACCGGGCGGACCACCTTGAAGAGGCGTACGAGGCCAAGCACGGCCGTGTACCCGCCAATGGCCTCGCCGACATCAACTGCCCCAACTGTGGTGTGAAGGGCCAGTTCACCGAGCCCAAGCAGTTCTCCGGCATGCTGGAGACCCACCTCGGCCCGACCCAGGACACCGGCTCGAAGGCGTACCTGCGCCCCGAGACCGCCCAGGGCATCTTCACCAACTTCGCCCACGTGCAGACCACTTCGCGCAAGAAGCCGCCCTTCGGCATCGCGCAGATGGGCAAGTCCTTCCGGAACGAGATCACTCCGGGCAACTTCATCTTCCGCACCCGCGAGTTCGAGCAGATGGAGATGGAGTTCTTCGTCAAGCCGGGCGAGGACGAGCAGTGGCAGGAGTACTGGATGCAGGAGCGGTGGAACTGGTACCGCGACCTCGGCATCCGCGAGGAGAACATCCGCTGGTACGAGCACCCGAAGGAGAAGCTGTCCCACTACTCGAAGCGCACCGCCGACATCGAGTACCGCTTCAACTTCGGTGGCAGCGAGTTCTCCGAGCTCGAGGGTGTGGCCAACCGCACCGACTTCGACCTCAAGGCCCACTCCGCCGCCTCCGGTCAGAACCTCAGCTACCTCGACCAGGAGTCGGGTGAGCGCTACACCCCGTTCGTCATCGAGCCGGCGGCCGGTGTCAACCGCGCCATGCTCGCCTTCATGCTCGACGCGTACAACGAGGACGAGGCCCCGAACGCCAAGGGCGTCATGGAGAAGCGCACCGTGATGCGCTTCGACCCGCGTCTGGCCCCGATCAAGGTCGCCGTCCTGCCGCTGTCCCGCAACGCGCAGCTGTCGCCGAAGGCCAAGGGCCTCGCCGCCGACCTGCGCAAGAACTGGAACATCGAGTTCGACGACGCGGGCGCCATCGGCCGCCGCTACCGCCGCCAGGACGAGATCGGTACGCCGTTCTGCGTCACCGTCGACTTCGACACCCTGGACGACAACGCGGTGACCGTGCGCGAGCGCGACACCATGAAGCAGGAGCGTGTCTCCCTGGACCAGATCCAGGGCTACCTCGGCAGCCGTCTGCTCGGCTGCTAG
- a CDS encoding MarR family winged helix-turn-helix transcriptional regulator has product MTADQDGPHPRQRLGLLLAWHGSVTQTRMKRALGAAGLTPRHAMTLMHLEGGPMSQRALAERLEVDPSVLVGILNDLEGEGLAERRRDPADRRRHNVAITDAGEAALHKTNTALDEVESGIFAGLSAAERDLLRGLLDRVNTSAEDFNCSE; this is encoded by the coding sequence ATGACGGCAGATCAGGACGGACCGCACCCTCGCCAGCGGCTGGGCCTGCTGCTGGCCTGGCACGGATCGGTCACCCAGACGCGGATGAAGCGCGCACTCGGCGCGGCCGGGCTCACCCCCCGGCACGCGATGACGCTGATGCACCTGGAAGGCGGCCCCATGAGCCAGCGGGCGCTCGCCGAGCGGCTGGAGGTGGACCCGAGCGTGCTCGTCGGGATCCTGAACGACCTGGAGGGCGAGGGCCTGGCCGAACGCCGCCGGGACCCGGCCGACCGCCGCCGTCACAACGTGGCCATCACCGACGCCGGGGAAGCGGCCCTCCATAAGACGAACACCGCCCTCGACGAGGTCGAGAGCGGCATCTTCGCGGGCCTGTCGGCCGCGGAGCGCGATCTCCTGCGCGGCCTCCTCGACCGGGTCAACACCTCGGCCGAGGACTTCAACTGCAGCGAGTAG
- a CDS encoding metal ABC transporter ATP-binding protein — MQSTPGQAAEQPPVISLRGATASLGSRPVLRGIDLTVHRGEVVALLGANGSGKSTAVRAVVGQVPLTDGTLNLFGTDFKRFRDWSRIGYVPQRTTAAGGVPATVREVVSSGRLARTRFGLLRKADHAAIEHALALVDMDSHADVSVDALSGGQHQRVLIARALAVEPELLIMDEPMAGVDLANQQVLANALRAQVAAGSTVLLVLHELGPLEPLIDRAVVLRDGCVVHDGPPPEAVGQHALPGHDHVHPHAAHDAGPLRTGLLS, encoded by the coding sequence ATGCAGTCCACCCCGGGACAGGCAGCGGAACAGCCGCCCGTCATATCCCTGCGCGGGGCCACGGCCTCGCTCGGCTCGCGCCCCGTGCTGCGCGGGATCGACCTCACCGTCCACCGCGGTGAGGTCGTCGCGCTGCTCGGTGCCAACGGCTCCGGCAAGTCCACGGCCGTCCGCGCCGTGGTCGGCCAGGTCCCGCTGACCGACGGAACCCTCAATCTCTTCGGCACGGACTTCAAGCGCTTCCGCGACTGGTCGCGCATCGGGTACGTCCCCCAGCGCACCACCGCCGCCGGCGGCGTCCCGGCCACCGTCCGCGAGGTCGTCTCCTCCGGCCGGCTCGCCCGCACCCGCTTCGGCCTCCTCCGCAAGGCCGACCACGCCGCCATCGAGCACGCCCTGGCCCTGGTCGACATGGACTCGCACGCCGACGTCTCGGTGGACGCCCTCTCCGGCGGCCAGCACCAGCGCGTCCTCATCGCCCGGGCGCTCGCCGTCGAACCCGAGCTGCTGATCATGGACGAGCCGATGGCGGGCGTGGACCTCGCCAACCAGCAGGTCCTGGCGAACGCCCTGCGCGCGCAGGTCGCCGCCGGCTCCACCGTCCTGCTCGTACTGCACGAGCTGGGCCCGCTGGAGCCCCTGATCGACCGTGCCGTCGTCCTGCGCGACGGCTGCGTCGTCCACGACGGACCGCCCCCGGAGGCCGTGGGGCAGCACGCCCTGCCCGGCCACGACCACGTACACCCCCACGCGGCGCACGACGCCGGGCCCCTGCGGACGGGACTGCTGAGCTGA
- a CDS encoding YcxB family protein, whose amino-acid sequence MNTNDQAVRRDERTVELVYRTTTADIAQALRARDAHTAAGRRRRWAFPLAGTFGIGLGVLVIVTDGTVAGAPTGLMTAGVVLWVITLFGPRIQARAFRGLLERSGETRAVIDGSGALVTAASCESRIGWAAQPRYVETADAFVMLSDDKQAVSMTVLPKRGIQAPGDADALRAILDANLRRL is encoded by the coding sequence ATGAACACGAATGACCAGGCGGTTCGGCGGGACGAGCGGACGGTCGAGCTCGTCTACCGGACCACCACGGCGGACATCGCGCAGGCGCTCCGTGCCCGGGACGCCCACACGGCCGCGGGGCGGCGCAGGCGATGGGCGTTTCCCCTCGCCGGAACGTTCGGGATCGGTCTCGGCGTCCTGGTGATCGTGACCGACGGGACCGTCGCCGGAGCGCCGACGGGCCTGATGACCGCCGGCGTGGTGCTCTGGGTGATCACCCTGTTCGGTCCGCGGATCCAGGCCCGGGCCTTCCGCGGACTGCTGGAGAGGTCGGGGGAGACCCGGGCCGTCATAGACGGCTCGGGAGCCCTGGTGACGGCGGCGTCCTGCGAGTCGCGCATCGGCTGGGCCGCGCAGCCGAGGTACGTGGAGACGGCCGACGCGTTCGTCATGCTGAGCGACGACAAGCAGGCGGTGTCCATGACGGTCCTGCCCAAGCGGGGCATCCAGGCACCGGGCGACGCCGACGCGCTGCGGGCCATCCTGGACGCGAACCTGCGGCGGCTCTAG
- a CDS encoding MFS transporter, which translates to MIESSPRQRTLVLAICCMSLLIVSLDNTVLNVALPSMRRDLDASVSGLQWSIDAYTLVLASLLMLAGSTADRIGRRKVFVAGLVAFTGGSLLCSLAPGLDWLIVFRMVQAVGGAMLNPVAMSIITNTFTDPAERARAIGVWGAVGGVSMAAGPLIGGVLVDSVGWRSIFLINLPIGLAAFALTLRHIPESRAARPRRPDPLGQVLVIALLGSLTYGIIEAPAAGWRSPLIMGCAVVAFASFVGLLIHEPRREEPLIDLRFFRSAPFSGSTVIAISAFAGLAGFLFLNTLYLQDVRGLSALHAGLYMLPMAGLTVLFAPLAGRLVGSRGPRICLLIAGVSMASSGLLFALFEAETSNPLLFTGYMLFGLGFGMVNAPITNTAVSGMPRSQAGVAAAIASTSRQTGGTLGVAVIGSVLAAGLANGSDFSGAAQPAWWIITVCGLLVLVVGAATSGAWARATAERTARTLEEAVGAAAVTGSPTP; encoded by the coding sequence ATGATCGAGTCGAGTCCCCGGCAGCGCACGCTCGTCCTCGCGATCTGCTGCATGAGCCTGCTGATCGTCAGCCTCGACAACACCGTGCTCAACGTCGCTCTGCCCTCGATGCGCCGCGACCTGGACGCCTCGGTCTCGGGGCTGCAGTGGAGCATCGACGCCTACACCCTCGTACTGGCCTCGCTGCTGATGCTCGCCGGGTCCACGGCCGACCGGATCGGTCGCCGGAAGGTGTTCGTGGCCGGCCTGGTGGCCTTCACGGGCGGCTCGCTGCTCTGCTCGCTCGCCCCCGGCCTCGACTGGCTCATCGTTTTCCGGATGGTGCAGGCGGTCGGCGGCGCGATGCTCAACCCGGTGGCGATGTCGATCATCACCAACACCTTCACCGATCCCGCCGAGCGGGCCCGGGCCATCGGTGTGTGGGGTGCCGTCGGGGGCGTCTCCATGGCGGCGGGGCCCCTCATCGGCGGGGTGCTGGTGGACTCCGTGGGCTGGCGCTCGATCTTCCTGATCAATCTGCCGATCGGTCTGGCTGCGTTCGCGCTGACCCTGCGGCACATTCCCGAGTCCCGGGCGGCCCGGCCGCGCCGCCCGGACCCGCTGGGGCAGGTGCTGGTCATCGCCCTGCTGGGCAGTCTGACGTACGGGATCATCGAGGCCCCGGCGGCCGGCTGGCGCTCGCCGCTGATCATGGGGTGCGCGGTGGTGGCCTTCGCCTCGTTCGTGGGGCTGCTGATCCACGAACCCCGTCGCGAGGAGCCGCTGATCGATCTCCGGTTCTTCCGGAGCGCGCCCTTCAGCGGGTCGACCGTGATCGCGATCAGCGCATTCGCCGGGCTGGCCGGTTTCCTCTTCCTGAACACGCTGTACCTCCAGGACGTGCGGGGGCTCAGCGCCCTGCACGCCGGGCTCTACATGCTGCCGATGGCCGGCCTGACCGTCCTGTTCGCGCCGCTGGCCGGGCGGCTGGTGGGCAGTCGTGGGCCGCGGATCTGCCTGCTGATCGCGGGTGTGTCGATGGCGTCGAGCGGGCTGCTGTTCGCCCTGTTCGAGGCCGAGACGTCCAACCCGCTCCTGTTCACCGGGTACATGCTGTTCGGGCTCGGCTTCGGCATGGTGAACGCGCCGATCACCAATACGGCGGTGTCCGGGATGCCGCGGTCCCAGGCCGGGGTGGCGGCCGCCATCGCCTCCACCAGCCGGCAGACCGGCGGCACCCTGGGCGTCGCGGTGATCGGCTCGGTGCTGGCGGCCGGGCTGGCGAACGGCTCGGACTTCTCGGGCGCGGCCCAGCCGGCCTGGTGGATCATCACGGTCTGCGGGCTGCTCGTCCTGGTCGTGGGCGCGGCGACGAGCGGCGCATGGGCCCGCGCGACGGCGGAACGCACCGCCCGCACCCTGGAGGAGGCGGTCGGCGCCGCTGCCGTGACGGGTTCGCCGACCCCCTAG
- a CDS encoding VC0807 family protein, translating to MSTPATHNARPAPPKRSGGAAALGWILTIVFNVVAPIITYNTLTKDHGWSEFSALMLSSAWPVLESVISLAWRRKLDEFAVVTLVFLVITAVVSLIGAHSARALLIKDSGVTGLFGLLCLGTLLAPRPLMFYFGRKFATDGTPESTAWWNGLWQYEGFRTTLTRMTLVWGLAYIAEAIVRIVLAYTLSTSTMVVLSPIMIYAVLAALGVWTTMYGKRSQAEGERRAAEAAAQAAAAS from the coding sequence TTGTCCACTCCGGCAACTCACAACGCACGACCGGCACCTCCGAAGCGCTCGGGCGGCGCCGCCGCCCTCGGCTGGATCCTGACCATCGTGTTCAACGTGGTCGCGCCGATCATCACGTACAACACACTCACCAAGGACCACGGCTGGAGCGAGTTCTCCGCGCTGATGCTCAGCAGTGCCTGGCCGGTGCTCGAAAGCGTCATCAGCCTGGCCTGGCGGCGCAAGCTCGACGAGTTCGCCGTCGTCACGCTGGTGTTCCTGGTGATCACCGCCGTCGTCTCGCTCATCGGCGCACACTCGGCCCGCGCGCTGCTCATCAAGGACTCGGGGGTCACCGGGCTCTTCGGGCTGCTCTGCCTGGGGACGCTGCTCGCGCCTCGGCCGCTGATGTTCTACTTCGGCCGCAAGTTCGCCACCGACGGCACCCCGGAGAGCACCGCCTGGTGGAACGGCCTGTGGCAGTACGAGGGCTTCCGCACCACCTTGACCCGGATGACCCTGGTGTGGGGCCTCGCGTACATCGCCGAAGCGATCGTCCGCATCGTGCTGGCCTACACGCTCAGCACCAGCACCATGGTGGTGCTCAGCCCGATCATGATCTACGCGGTGCTGGCCGCACTCGGCGTGTGGACCACCATGTACGGGAAGCGGTCCCAGGCCGAGGGGGAGCGCCGCGCGGCCGAGGCGGCGGCCCAGGCGGCGGCGGCCTCCTGA
- a CDS encoding metal ABC transporter substrate-binding protein: MNVRRLIPTAALAGAVALGATALTACSGTAAGAGGGKDGKVGVTASFYPMAFLAEQIGKDHVKVDSLTKPGVEPHDLEITPKQTGQLGESDVVVYLKSLQPAVDKAVAQSGVKNVVDAATLTELEVHGSAGHDHGAEEAHAEGGGHDHGHGEGGKDPHVWLDPVKYAEIAKGVGAALEKADPGHAADYKKNTDELVGKLAALDTEFKDGLQNTASRTFITTHSAFGYLAERYGLDQEGISGVDPESEPSPARMKDLQAVAKKDNVTTVFFETLASDKTAKTLATDTGLKTDVLDPLEGITGTSQGADYFEVMRSNLKNLQKALGAK; encoded by the coding sequence ATGAACGTACGACGCCTCATACCCACCGCCGCCCTCGCCGGAGCCGTCGCCCTCGGCGCCACGGCCCTGACCGCCTGCTCCGGAACCGCCGCCGGCGCCGGTGGCGGCAAGGACGGCAAGGTCGGCGTGACGGCGTCGTTCTATCCCATGGCCTTCCTCGCCGAGCAGATCGGCAAGGACCACGTGAAGGTCGACAGCCTGACCAAGCCGGGCGTCGAACCGCACGACCTGGAGATCACCCCCAAGCAGACCGGGCAGCTCGGCGAGTCCGACGTCGTCGTCTACCTCAAGAGCCTGCAGCCCGCCGTCGACAAGGCCGTCGCCCAGTCCGGCGTGAAGAACGTCGTCGACGCCGCGACCCTGACCGAGCTGGAGGTCCACGGCTCCGCAGGCCACGACCACGGCGCCGAGGAGGCCCACGCCGAGGGCGGGGGCCACGACCACGGCCACGGCGAGGGCGGCAAGGACCCGCACGTCTGGCTCGACCCGGTCAAGTACGCGGAGATCGCCAAGGGCGTCGGCGCCGCCCTGGAGAAGGCCGACCCCGGCCACGCCGCGGACTACAAGAAGAACACCGACGAGCTCGTCGGCAAACTGGCCGCGCTGGACACGGAGTTCAAGGACGGCCTGCAGAACACCGCTTCCAGGACCTTCATCACCACCCACTCCGCCTTCGGCTACCTCGCCGAGCGCTACGGCCTCGACCAGGAGGGCATCTCCGGCGTCGACCCCGAGTCCGAGCCGAGCCCGGCCCGGATGAAGGATCTTCAGGCCGTCGCGAAGAAGGACAATGTCACCACCGTGTTCTTCGAGACCCTGGCCAGCGACAAGACGGCCAAGACCCTCGCGACGGACACCGGTCTGAAGACCGATGTCCTGGACCCGCTCGAAGGAATCACCGGCACGTCCCAGGGCGCTGACTACTTCGAGGTCATGCGGTCCAACCTCAAGAACCTCCAGAAGGCGCTCGGAGCCAAGTAG
- a CDS encoding isoprenyl transferase — translation MVRRGILGRSRREYKVPEPHPSGAVPPKIPGELVPNHVAVVMDGNGRWAKERGLPRTEGHKVGEGVVLDVLKGCLEMGVKNLSLYAFSTENWKRSPDEVRFLMNFNRDVIRRRRDEMNELGIRIRWVGRMPKMWKSVVQELQVAQEQTVDNDAMTLYFCVNYGGRAEIADAAQAIARDVAAGRLDPSKVNEKTFAKYMYYPDMPDVDLFLRPSGEQRTSNYLLWQSAYAEMVFQDVLWPDFDRRNLWAACLEYAQRDRRFGGAVPNQPESTA, via the coding sequence ATGGTACGACGCGGGATTCTGGGACGCTCTCGCCGGGAGTACAAGGTTCCCGAGCCGCACCCGTCCGGTGCGGTCCCGCCGAAGATCCCCGGCGAGCTGGTCCCGAACCACGTCGCCGTCGTCATGGACGGCAACGGCCGCTGGGCGAAGGAGCGCGGTCTGCCGCGCACCGAGGGGCACAAGGTCGGCGAGGGCGTCGTGCTCGACGTGCTCAAGGGCTGCCTGGAGATGGGCGTCAAGAACCTCTCCCTGTACGCCTTCTCGACGGAGAACTGGAAGCGCTCGCCCGACGAGGTCCGCTTCCTGATGAACTTCAACCGCGATGTCATCCGGCGCCGCCGCGACGAGATGAACGAGCTGGGCATCCGCATCCGCTGGGTCGGCCGCATGCCGAAGATGTGGAAGTCGGTCGTCCAGGAGCTCCAGGTCGCGCAGGAGCAGACCGTCGACAACGACGCCATGACCCTGTACTTCTGCGTCAACTACGGCGGCCGCGCGGAGATCGCGGACGCGGCGCAGGCGATCGCCCGCGACGTGGCGGCCGGCCGGCTGGACCCGTCGAAGGTGAACGAGAAGACCTTCGCGAAGTACATGTACTACCCGGACATGCCGGACGTGGACCTCTTCCTGCGCCCCAGCGGCGAGCAGCGCACCTCCAACTACCTGCTCTGGCAGAGCGCGTACGCCGAGATGGTCTTCCAGGACGTGCTGTGGCCGGACTTCGACCGCCGCAACCTCTGGGCGGCCTGCCTGGAGTACGCCCAGCGCGACCGCCGCTTCGGCGGCGCAGTCCCGAACCAGCCGGAATCCACGGCCTGA
- a CDS encoding metal ABC transporter permease has product MDILDYAFMQRALIAAALVGITAPAIGTYLVQRRQALMGDGLGHVAMTGVALGFVLQTSPVWMATLVAVVGAVGMELIRARGRTSGDVALAMLFYGGLAGGVMIINLGGGQTASLLGSMFGSITTVAAEDVTAMAILAAFVLAVAIGLRRQLFAVCQDEEFARVTGLPVRALNLLIAVTAAVTVTVAMRIVGLLLVSAMLVIPVAAAQRLTRSFAATLGLAMAISVTVSLTGTAATYYINVPSGATIVLLAIGVFMVMTALSAPLARRRARAALAAEEVCTRDDVKV; this is encoded by the coding sequence ATGGACATCCTCGACTACGCCTTCATGCAGCGAGCGCTGATCGCGGCGGCCCTGGTCGGCATCACGGCCCCCGCCATCGGCACCTACCTCGTCCAGCGCCGCCAGGCGCTCATGGGCGACGGCCTCGGCCACGTCGCCATGACCGGTGTCGCGCTCGGCTTCGTGCTCCAGACCAGCCCGGTCTGGATGGCGACGCTCGTCGCCGTCGTCGGCGCCGTCGGCATGGAACTGATCCGGGCCCGCGGCAGGACCAGCGGGGACGTCGCCCTCGCCATGCTCTTCTACGGCGGCCTCGCCGGCGGCGTCATGATCATCAACCTCGGGGGCGGGCAGACGGCCAGCCTCCTGGGCTCCATGTTCGGCTCGATCACCACCGTCGCCGCCGAGGACGTGACCGCGATGGCGATCCTCGCCGCCTTCGTCCTCGCCGTGGCCATCGGCCTGCGCAGGCAGCTCTTCGCCGTCTGCCAGGACGAGGAGTTCGCCCGGGTCACCGGCCTGCCCGTGCGCGCCCTGAACCTGCTGATCGCGGTCACCGCCGCCGTCACCGTCACCGTCGCGATGCGCATCGTCGGCCTGCTGCTGGTCAGCGCGATGCTGGTGATCCCGGTCGCGGCCGCCCAGCGCCTCACCCGCAGTTTCGCCGCCACGCTGGGCCTGGCCATGGCCATCAGCGTGACCGTCTCGCTGACCGGCACGGCGGCCACCTACTACATCAACGTGCCCTCGGGCGCGACGATCGTGCTGCTCGCGATCGGCGTCTTCATGGTGATGACCGCCCTCTCCGCCCCTCTGGCCAGGCGCCGGGCCAGAGCCGCGCTCGCGGCCGAAGAGGTCTGCACGCGCGACGATGTGAAGGTCTAG
- a CDS encoding Fur family transcriptional regulator, with translation MATAPGEMNTAPVRGRSTRQRAAVAAALDEVDEFRSAQELHDMLKHRGDSVGLTTVYRTLQSLADAGEVDVLRTSDGESVYRRCSTGDHHHHLVCRKCGKAVEVEGPAVEKWAESIAAEHGYVNVAHTVEIFGTCADCAAAV, from the coding sequence GTGGCGACTGCGCCTGGCGAGATGAATACCGCGCCAGTACGAGGACGATCCACCCGGCAGCGGGCCGCGGTCGCGGCGGCACTGGACGAGGTGGACGAGTTCCGCAGCGCCCAGGAGCTCCACGACATGCTCAAGCACCGTGGCGACTCCGTGGGCCTGACCACCGTCTACCGCACCCTCCAGTCCCTCGCGGACGCCGGCGAGGTCGACGTCCTGCGCACCAGCGACGGCGAGTCCGTCTACCGCCGGTGCTCCACCGGAGATCACCACCACCACCTGGTCTGCCGCAAGTGCGGCAAGGCCGTCGAGGTGGAGGGCCCGGCCGTGGAGAAGTGGGCGGAGTCCATCGCGGCCGAGCACGGCTACGTGAACGTCGCCCACACGGTGGAGATCTTCGGCACCTGCGCCGACTGCGCCGCCGCGGTCTAG